Proteins encoded together in one Bacteroides ovatus window:
- a CDS encoding NADH:ubiquinone reductase (Na(+)-transporting) subunit D: MGQLFSKKNKEVFSAPLGIDNPVTVQVLGICSALAVTAKLEPAIVMGLSVTVITAFANVVISLLRKTIPNRIRIIVQLVVVAALVTIVSEILKAFAYDVSVQLSVYVGLIITNCILMGRLEAFAMQNGPWESFLDGVGNGLGYAKILIIVAFFRELFGSGTLLGFNILNYEPIQNIGYVNNGLMLMPPMALIIVACIIWYQRARHKELQEQSN, translated from the coding sequence ATGGGACAACTGTTTTCAAAGAAAAATAAAGAAGTATTCTCTGCTCCGCTGGGAATTGATAATCCGGTAACCGTACAGGTGCTCGGTATCTGTTCTGCACTTGCTGTTACCGCAAAGCTGGAGCCTGCCATCGTGATGGGACTTTCAGTAACGGTGATTACTGCATTTGCCAACGTTGTTATTTCACTGTTGCGTAAGACGATTCCTAACCGCATCCGCATCATCGTCCAGTTGGTTGTGGTAGCTGCTTTGGTAACTATCGTAAGTGAAATCCTGAAAGCGTTTGCTTACGACGTAAGCGTACAGCTCTCTGTTTATGTAGGTTTGATTATCACCAACTGTATCTTGATGGGACGTCTGGAAGCATTTGCCATGCAGAACGGTCCTTGGGAGTCTTTCTTGGATGGTGTAGGTAATGGTTTAGGCTATGCTAAGATTTTGATTATCGTTGCTTTCTTCCGCGAATTGTTTGGTTCGGGAACATTGCTTGGTTTCAATATCCTGAATTATGAACCGATTCAAAATATCGGATACGTAAACAACGGCTTGATGTTGATGCCGCCGATGGCATTGATTATCGTAGCATGCATTATCTGGTATCAACGTGCACGTCATAAAGAATTGCAAGAACAAAGTAATTAA
- the nqrF gene encoding NADH:ubiquinone reductase (Na(+)-transporting) subunit F — MDMNLILASIGVFLVVILLLVVILLVAKNFLVPSGNVKLTINGEKELEVASGSTLLNTLSVNGIFLSSACGGKGSCGQCKCQVLEGGGEILPSEVPHFSRKQQQDHWRLGCQVKVKGDMAIKIDESVLGVKEWECEVISNKNVATFIKEFIVALPKGEHMDFIPGSYAQIKIPKFSMDYDKDIDKSLIGDEYLPAWEKFGLLGLKCKNDEETIRAYSMANYPAEGDRIMLTVRIATPPFKPKEQGPGFMDVMPGIASSYIFTLKPGDKVIMSGPYGDFHPIFDSKKEMMWIGGGAGMAPLRAQIMHLTKTLHTTDRKMSYFYGARALNEVFYLEDFLQIEKDFPNFTFHLALDRPDPAADAAGVKYTPGFVHNVIYETYLKNHEAPEDIEYYMCGPGPMSKAVEKMLDDLGVPAQNLMFDNFGG, encoded by the coding sequence ATGGATATGAATTTAATATTAGCGAGCATTGGGGTATTCCTTGTGGTTATTCTGTTGCTTGTTGTTATCTTGCTGGTTGCCAAAAATTTCCTGGTGCCATCAGGAAACGTGAAACTGACAATCAATGGCGAAAAGGAATTGGAAGTTGCTTCCGGTTCTACTTTGCTTAATACTCTGTCTGTAAACGGAATATTCCTGTCATCCGCATGTGGTGGTAAGGGATCTTGCGGGCAATGTAAATGCCAGGTGCTTGAAGGTGGTGGTGAAATTCTGCCTTCTGAAGTTCCTCACTTCAGCCGTAAACAGCAGCAAGACCACTGGCGTCTGGGTTGTCAGGTAAAAGTGAAGGGGGATATGGCTATCAAAATTGATGAATCTGTACTCGGTGTGAAAGAGTGGGAGTGCGAAGTAATCTCCAACAAGAACGTGGCTACATTTATCAAAGAGTTCATCGTTGCTCTGCCTAAAGGCGAACACATGGACTTTATCCCGGGTTCTTATGCGCAGATTAAGATTCCTAAATTCTCAATGGACTATGACAAGGACATCGATAAGAGCTTGATTGGTGATGAATATCTTCCTGCATGGGAGAAATTCGGTTTGCTGGGTCTGAAGTGTAAGAACGACGAGGAAACAATCCGTGCTTACTCTATGGCCAACTATCCTGCCGAAGGTGACCGTATCATGTTGACAGTACGTATCGCTACTCCGCCGTTCAAACCGAAAGAACAAGGTCCTGGATTTATGGATGTAATGCCGGGTATCGCTTCTTCTTATATCTTTACCCTGAAACCGGGTGACAAGGTAATAATGAGTGGTCCTTACGGAGACTTCCACCCAATCTTCGATTCTAAGAAGGAAATGATGTGGATTGGTGGTGGTGCCGGTATGGCTCCGTTGCGTGCGCAAATCATGCACTTGACCAAGACATTGCATACTACTGACCGTAAGATGTCTTACTTCTACGGTGCCCGTGCGCTGAACGAAGTGTTCTATCTGGAAGATTTCCTGCAAATCGAAAAGGACTTCCCGAATTTCACTTTCCATTTGGCTCTCGACCGTCCGGACCCTGCTGCTGATGCTGCAGGCGTGAAGTACACTCCGGGATTCGTTCACAACGTAATTTACGAAACTTACCTGAAGAATCACGAAGCTCCTGAAGATATTGAATACTATATGTGTGGTCCTGGTCCGATGTCGAAAGCTGTAGAGAAGATGCTCGACGATCTTGGCGTTCCGGCACAGAACCTGATGTTCGACAACTTCGGAGGATAA
- the nqrE gene encoding NADH:ubiquinone reductase (Na(+)-transporting) subunit E, translating into MEHLLSLFVRSIFVDNMIFAFFLGMCSYLAVSKNVKTAVGLGIAVTFVLLVTLPVNYLLQTKVLAANAIVEGVDLSFLSFILFIAVIAGIVQLVEMVVERFSPSLYASLGIFLPLIAVNCAIMGASLFMQQRINLGPSDPKYIGDVWDALSYALGSGIGWLLAIVGLAAIREKMAYSDVPAPLKGLGITFITVGLMAIAFMCFSGLNI; encoded by the coding sequence ATGGAACATTTATTAAGTTTATTCGTCCGCTCTATCTTTGTGGACAACATGATATTCGCATTCTTCTTGGGTATGTGTTCATACCTGGCTGTTTCGAAGAATGTGAAGACTGCCGTAGGACTGGGTATCGCCGTGACTTTCGTGTTGCTGGTGACGCTTCCGGTCAACTACCTGTTGCAAACTAAGGTGCTGGCTGCCAATGCTATTGTTGAAGGTGTTGATCTTAGCTTCTTGAGTTTTATTCTTTTCATTGCCGTTATTGCCGGTATTGTGCAACTGGTGGAGATGGTGGTAGAACGTTTCAGCCCCTCGCTGTACGCTTCGCTGGGTATCTTCCTGCCGTTGATTGCTGTTAACTGTGCCATCATGGGTGCCTCTCTGTTCATGCAACAACGTATCAACCTTGGTCCGAGCGACCCGAAATATATCGGTGATGTATGGGATGCTCTTTCTTATGCATTAGGTTCCGGTATCGGTTGGTTGCTCGCTATCGTAGGTCTGGCTGCTATCCGCGAGAAAATGGCTTACTCTGACGTGCCTGCTCCGTTGAAGGGCTTGGGTATCACATTTATCACAGTAGGTCTGATGGCAATCGCATTTATGTGTTTCTCTGGTTTGAACATCTAA
- a CDS encoding Na(+)-translocating NADH-quinone reductase subunit C, protein MNTNSNSYTIIYASVMVIIVAFLLAFVSSSLKSTQDKNVQLDTKKQILAALNIKNVEDADAEYQKYVKGDMLMNVDGTLTENTGEFATNYEKEAKEQQRLHVFVCEVDGQTKYVVPVYGAGLWGAIWGYVALNEDKDTVYGTYFSHASETPGLGAEIATEHFQNEFVGKKTLENGAITLGVVKNGKVEKPDYQVDGISGGTITSVGVDAMLKSCLNSYLSFLTK, encoded by the coding sequence ATGAATACGAATAGTAATAGTTATACTATCATTTATGCTTCGGTAATGGTTATTATCGTAGCATTCCTGCTGGCATTCGTTAGTTCTTCACTGAAATCTACACAAGACAAGAATGTGCAGTTGGACACTAAGAAACAAATCCTCGCTGCATTGAACATTAAGAATGTGGAAGATGCGGATGCTGAATATCAGAAATATGTGAAAGGGGATATGCTGATGAACGTAGACGGTACGCTGACCGAAAATACGGGCGAATTTGCTACCAACTACGAGAAAGAAGCAAAAGAACAACAACGTCTGCACGTGTTTGTATGCGAAGTGGACGGTCAGACTAAATATGTAGTTCCTGTTTACGGTGCCGGTCTTTGGGGCGCTATCTGGGGATACGTTGCACTGAACGAAGATAAAGATACCGTTTACGGTACTTACTTCTCACACGCTAGTGAAACTCCGGGTCTGGGTGCTGAAATTGCAACCGAACATTTCCAAAACGAATTTGTAGGTAAGAAGACTTTGGAAAATGGAGCTATCACTTTGGGAGTCGTAAAAAATGGCAAGGTAGAGAAACCTGATTACCAAGTGGATGGTATCTCCGGTGGTACAATCACTTCAGTAGGTGTAGATGCCATGTTGAAGTCTTGCCTGAATAGTTACTTGAGTTTTTTAACTAAATAA